One part of the Cucurbita pepo subsp. pepo cultivar mu-cu-16 unplaced genomic scaffold, ASM280686v2 Cp4.1_scaffold000213, whole genome shotgun sequence genome encodes these proteins:
- the LOC111784492 gene encoding phosphate transporter PHO1 homolog 3-like, with product MVPEWHNAYMDYNVLKTLFKGIQRFKLRNGPSPTPQPSALKRKLTLYRAFSGLTQGTAHPSAPSHTDFDNQAILVNCMHEDGSQNYKTTFLRAADDGAENELLFFKRLDEEFNKVDKFYKAKVEEVMKEAEMLDKQMDALIAFRVKVENPQGLLFNMAEKTVDMTRLASGIAASSATLSVSTPKGALSRKRPHVGMEIIEEGGGGELNEDGDDIDTISRGKQVGEDKLSKLKVVRPPPLNVLDRVKMNETVETPRSTIKEFLKISKNTELRFSRDNLNKVEEQLKHAFSVFYQKLRLLKSYSFLNTLAFSKIMKKYDKITSRNASKTYMKTVDSSYLGRSDDVRYSFFNHFFLKVAKLMERAENTFIKHFCNSNRSKAMNILRPKAKREKHWTTFSMGFLAGCSVSQPYYEESRL from the exons ATGGTGCCGGAGTGGCACAACGCCTACATGGATTACAATGTCCTCAAAACCCTTTTCAAAGGGATTCAGAGATTCAAGCTCAGAAATGGCCCTTCTCCCACCCCTCAGCCCTCTGCCTTGAAGCGCAAGCTTACTCTCTACAGAGCCTTCAGCGGTCTCACTCAGGGTACCGCTCATCCTTCCGCTCCTTCTCATACCGATTTCGACAACCAAGCAATTCTCGTTAACTGTATGCACGAGGATGGGTCTCAGAACTACAAGACCACATTCCTTAGAGCCGCCGATGATGGCGCTGAGAACGAACTCCTCTTCTTCAAGAGGCTCGATGAAGAGTTTAACAAAGTCGATAAGTTCTATAAGGCTAAGGTCGAGGAGGTCATGAAGGAAGCGGAGATGTTGGACAAGCAGATGGATGCTTTGATTGCTTTCAGAGTCAAGGTTGAGAACCCTCAGGGTTTGCTTTTCAATATGGCTGAGAAGACTGTTGATATGACGCGTCTTGCTTCTGGGATTGCTGCTTCTTCCGCTACCTTGTCGGTTTCCACCCCAAAAGGGGCTTTATCTAGAA AGAGACCTCATGTGGGCATGGAGATAATTGAGGAAGGCGGGGGTGGTGAGTTAAATGAAGATGGGGACGATATCGACACGATATCCAGAGGTAAACAGGTTGGAGAAGATAAATTGAGCAAATTGAAGGTTGTTAGACCACCTCCATTAAATGTTCTTGATCGTGTGAAAATGAATGAAACCGTTGAAACACCTCGTTCAACCATAAAGGAATTCCTTAAAATCTCTAAGAACACTGAACTCCGGTTCAGCAGAGACAATCTAAATAAAGTTGAAGAACAACTCAAGCATGCCTTCTCTGTGTTTTACCAGAAACTTAGGCTTCTCAAGAGCTACAG CTTCTTGAATACACTGGCGTTCTCAAAGATCATGAAGAAATATGACAAG ATTACATCACGAAATGCCTCAAAAACCTACATGAAAACGGTGGACAGTTCTTACCTTGGACGATCAGATGATGTGAGATATAGCTTTTTCAACCATTTCTTTCTTAAA GTTGCCAAGTTAATGGAGAGGGCTGAGAACACATTCATCAAACATTTTTGCAATTCCAATCGCAGCAAAGCcatgaatattttaagacccaaagcaaagagagagaaacattGGACAACATTTTCCATGG GTTTTCTAGCTGGCTGCTCTGTGTCACAACCTTACTacgaagagagtaggttgtga
- the LOC111784493 gene encoding phosphate transporter PHO1 homolog 3-like, whose translation MTSKGASLKRRPSGHMRANVEECHDAIEEDDASSNTPPRKVACLDLLFCIWLCMLRTYTFGGRYRVNYSFIFGFKEGNELGYRQVLLVAFALAVLGLGSVLSNLDMEMDPSTKDFQAVTELIPLLAVVLVTAILICPFNIIYRSSRLFFLTCLFHCICAPLYKVVLPDFFLADQLTSQVQALRCLEFYICYYGWGDYRIRVNTCKANTIFQTIGFIVAVIPHLSRLQQCLRRLYEEKDKMHALNGMKYSFAIAAASFRTAYSLNKTLYLWYILAWVFSVMAAASGTYWDLVIDWGLLQRHSKNRWLRDKLLVPWKSVYFVAMALNVMLRLGWMQTVLNFKVPFLHKEGLVAIMASLEIIRRGIWNFFRIENELLNNVGKYRAFKSVPLPFNYDEDDDKDD comes from the exons aTGACAAGCAAAGGGGCGTCCCTCAAGAGACGCCCATCCGGCCATATGCGGGCCAACGTAGAAGAATGCCATGATGCGATCGAGGAGgacgatgcatcatccaacacaccaccacGCAAAGTGG CCTGTTTGGATTTATTGTTCTGCATTTGGTTATGTATGCTGCGGACATATACTTTTGGAGGGCGATATCGAGTGAATTATTCCTTCATATTTGGTTTCAAGGAAGGAAATGAGTTGGGGTATCGTCAAGTTCTCCTAGTTGCTTTCGCTCTAGCAGTACTTGGATTAGGCTCTGTGCTCTCAAACCTTGACATGGAAATGGACCCAAGTACAAAAGATTTCCAAGCAGTGACTGAACTTATCCCTCTGTTGGCAGTTGTT CTTGTAACTGCAATACTTATCTGCCCGTTTAACATCATATATCGCTCGAGTCGTCTCTTCTTCCTCACTTGTCTGTTTCACTGCATATGTGCTCCGCTCTACAAG GTGGTGCTCCCAGACTTTTTCTTAGCTGACCAGCTAACCAGCCAGGTGCAAGCACTCAGATGTTTGGAATTTTATATTTGCTATTATGGTTGGGGAGATTACAGAATTAGAGTAAACACGTGCAAGGCTAATACCATATTCCAAACCATCGGTTTCATTGTCGCCGTTATTCCACACTTGTCGCGCTTGCAGCAG TGCCTTCGTCGGCTGTATGAAGAGAAGGATAAAATGCACGCACTGAACGGAATGAAATACTCATTTGCTATCGCTGCTGCTTCCTTCAGGACAGCATACAGTCTGAACAAGACCTTGTATCTTTGGTATATACTAGCTTGGGTATTTTCAGTGATGGCAGCAGCATCGGGCACGTACTGGGACCTTGTGATCGACTGGGGGCTTCTGCAACGGCATTCGAAGAACCGGTGGTTGAGGGACAAGCTCCTGGTCCCTTGGAAGAGCGTATACTTCGTTGCAATG GCGTTGAATGTGATGCTGAGACTCGGTTGGATGCAAACTGTGTTGAACTTCAAAGTCCCTTTCTTACACAAAGAAGGGTTGGTTGCAATTATGGCTAGCTTAGAGATCATTCGTCGTGGCATATGGAACTTCTTCAG aattgaaaatgagCTTTTGAACAATGTCGGTAAATATCGAGCGTTCAAATCGGTGCCTCTGCCTTTCAACTACGACGAAGATGATGATAAAGATGATTGA